GCCCGACGGTGTGGTTGGCCAACCTCACACTCGCCCAGATCTACGTGCCGCTGACCCTGACCGGCGGCCTGACCCAGATGTGGAGCCTGTCCGTCGAGGTCAGCTTCTACCTGGCCTTGCCGATCCTGGCGTTGCTGGCCCGGCGTCTCCCGGTCCGGGCGCGGGTGCCGGCGATCGCCGCGCTGGCCGCCCTCAGCTGGGCCTGGGGCTGGGTGCCGGTGCACGCCGGATCCGGCCTCAACCCGCTGAACTGGCCGCCGGCCTTTTTCTCCTGGTTCGCCGCCGGCATGTTGCTGGCCGAGTGGGCCTACAGCGGGATCGGGTTGCCGCACCGGTGGGCGCGACGGCGCGTGCCGATGGCCGTCGTCGCGGTGCTGGCCTACCTGGTGGCGGCGTCGCCGCTGGCGGGTCCCGAGGGCCTGGTTCCCGGCACGGCCGCACAGTTCGCGGTGAAGACGGCGATGGGCGCGCTGGTGGCGTTCGCGCTGGTGGCCCCGCTGGTGCTGGACCGGCCGGACACCCCGCACCGGCTGCTGGGCACCGTCGGCATGGTGACCCTGGGGCGTTGGTCCTATGGGTTGTTCGTGTGGCACCTGGCCGCGTTGGCGATGGTGTTCCCGGTGCTCGGGACGTTCCCGTTCACCGGCCGGATGCCTTCGGTGCTGGTGTTGACGCTGATCTTTGGTTGGGCGATCGCGGCGGTCAGCTATGGGCTGGTCGAGTCGCCCTGCCGGGAAGCGCTGCGGCGTTGGGAGAAGCGCGAGAAGCCGGCTGACGCACGGGTCATAGACGCTGAGGCGGACGCGATCGCGCCATGATGTCGGCGCGGACCGCCGACCGCCGGGCCTTGCCGGCGTCGTCCCGCAGCGGAGCGTCGACGAATTCTATGAAGCTGGGGGTGGGCGGCACCTTGTATGACGAAATTCGTTCGCGCAGAAAGTCTTTCACGCCATCGGCATCCAGTGTGGACCCGTCGGCGGCGTGCACCACGGCGTAGGGCACCTGGCCGAGGTCCTCGTGGGGTATGCCGACCACCAGGCAGGACAACACATCCGGGTGCGCCGACAGGGCGTTCTCGATCTCGGCGGGGTAGACGTTGCGGCCGCCGACGGTGAACATGTCCACCCGGCGATCCGATAGATACAGGAACCCGTCTTTGTCGAAATAGCCCAGATCGCCCGCGAGTCCCAGCCGTCTCGGCTCTTCGCGGTGGCACCGACGTACCGGTAGGTGGGCGCGCTGCCCGGGGCGGGCCGCATATAGATTTCGCCGACCTCGCTCGGCGGGCAGGGATTGCCGTCGTCGTCGAGCACCTTCATCTCCCCGGCGACCACCACGCCGACCGAGCCGCGGTGGGCCAGCCACTGGTCGCCGCGGATGAAGGTGAGCGCCTGTAATTCGGTGCCGCCGTAGAGTTCCCACACGACCTCGGGACCCAACAGGTCGATCCACGCCTGCTTGATGGCCGGCGGGCACGGCGCCCCCATGTGCCAGAACCGTCGGATCGAGGAGAGGTCGTAGGCTTCCGGGTCGGCGTGGTACGCCGGCAGCGCCCGCTGCATGATCGTCGGCACGGTCGTCAGGAACGTGACGCGATGGTCGGTGATCAGCCGGAGGAACCGCTGCGGGTCGAACCGGCTCATCAGCACCAGGTGATGGCGCATCAGCAGCGCGATCGTCGCGGTGGTGAAGCCGGTGTTGTGGGATAGCGGAATCGGCACCAGGGTGGTGTCGCCCTCCTGCGCGCCGAGTGGATAGCCGATGGCGGCCGGTATCCGGCTGTCACCGCCGGATTCGATCAGCTTGGGCCGGCCGGTGCTGCCGCCCGAGCCCATCGCCTTCCACACCGGCGATACCGCTTCCGGTAGCGCCGCGTCGGACAACGCCGGGTCGGGACTGAAACCTGCTGGCACGCTTGGTATTTCGGGGCGATCTCCTCGATGCCCCACCAGCAAGGCGGGCCGCCGCAAGTCCAGCAGGCCCCGCAACTCCGCGGCCGGCAACCGCGCGGACAGCGCCTGGGGCACCGCGCCCAGCTTCCAGCACGCCACCGCGGCCTGAATCCACTCGAGGGAGTTGGGCAGCACCATGGTCACGTAGTCGCCGACGCCGACGCCGCGCTCGGCGTAGGCCCGCGCCAACCGGTTCGTCGACCGGTCGAGCTCGGCGCGGGTGAGGGTCAGCCCATCGCAGGTGACGGCCGGCTCGTCGGGAGCGAGTTCGGCCAGCTGTGAAATCTGGGTGCCGATCGGCGGGACCGGCTCGGTCATTCGTAGGCGCCCGTCTGCTCGAAGATGCGGCGCGGGTTGTCGACCAGCATCGTGTGCAGCTGCTCGTCGGTGACGCCGCGCTGCTTGAGCGCGGGGATCACGTCGTTGTGGATGTGCAGGTAATGCCAATTCGGCATGACGACCGGCACCAGCTCTTCGGGAAGCGCGTCGAAGTAGCAGTTGGCGTCGTGCGACAGCACCATCTTGTCGGCGTACCCGCGCTCGCACATCTGCGCGACGACGTTCACCCGGTCCTCGAACGGGGAGATCACGTCGATGCCGAATCGGTCCATCCCGAGGTAGGAGCCGGCGGCGATGAGCTCTTCGAGGTAGCCGACGTCGGTGCTGTCGCCGGAATGGCCGATGATCACCCGGCTCAGGTCGACGCCTTCCTCTTCGAAGATGCGCTGCTGCTCCAGTCCGCGCCGCAGCCCCGCGTGGGTGTGCGTCGAGATCGGCACCCCGGTGCGTTTGTGCGCCTGCGCGACCGCGCGCAACACCCGCTCGACGCCGGGGGTGATGCCCGGTGCGTCGGTGGCGCACTTGAGGATCCCGGCCTTGATGCCGGTGTCGGCGATGCCCTGCTCGATGTCGCGGACGAACATGTCGGTCATGATCTCCGGCCCGCCTAGCTCCCCGCCCGGGCCGAGGTAGTGGAAGTAGAACGGCACGTCGTTGTAGGTGTAAAGTCCCGTCGCCACAACGATATTCAGCTCGGTGGCCGCAGCGACGCGCGCGATGCGCGGAATGTAGCGGCCCAGCCCGATCACCGTGAGGTCGACGATGGTGTCCACGCCGCGGGCCTTCAGCTCGCCCAGCCGGGTGATGGCGTCGGCCACCCGCTTTTCCTCGTCGCCCCAGGCTTCGGGGTAATTCTGGGCGATCTCGGTAGTCATGATGAAGACGTGCTCGTGCATGAGCGTCACGCCGAGATCGGCGGTGTCGATGGTTCCGCGAGCGGTATTTACTTCTGACACGTGTCTGATGCTAGGTCGCGTCAGCGCCTGACCAACAGTGCCTCTTCCTGTGTCGAGATCGACGCTGGCGTGCGGTCTACCCGGCGCTTTCCCGCGCTCGGTGGACAACAGGTCGGCGACGAGCAACGCAACAATGGTCACACTCAGACCGGCCGCACCGTTGGTTACCCGCGTGGGGTCATGATGTTTTCTGAAAATTTGGTATCGCACGCGCCGTCACGTCGGTGATTCGTCGTGGAGAAGTTCGACGGTGCTGGTGTGGCCGCAGGACGGATTCGCCGGCTGACCAACGGTGCCGTTTCTCTGGGTCCGTCCCAGCGGCCGCGCCAGTGCAGTACCGTCAGCCTCGTCTTTATCGACGTCTCTTTAGGCCCCTGGGAGTCCGCCATGTTGCTCAATCCCAACCAATTGCAACGCCGCTACCCGGACCGTCGCTCCGGGGAGATCATGGCCGCGACGGTCGACTTCTTCGAATCCAGGGGGAAGGCCCGGCTCAAGCACGACGACCACGAGCGGGTGTGGTACTCGGATTTTCTAGACCACATAGGGCGGGAGCGGATCTTCGCCTCTCTGCTGACGCCGGCCGAGTACGGCGCTGACGATTGTCGCTGGGACACCTACCGAATCAGCGAATTCGCCGAGATCGTCGGCTTTTACGGGCTCAATTACTGGTATCCCTTCCAGGTGACGGCCCTGGGCCTGGGCCCGATCTGGATGAGCGCCAACGAGGACGCCAAGCGCAAGGCCGCCGCTCAGCTGGAGGCCGGCGAGGTATTCGCCTTCGGGTTATCGGAGCAGACCCACGGCGCCGACGTCTACCAGACCGACATGATCCTGACGCCCTCGGATCACGGTTGGACCGCCAATGGCGAGAAGTACTACATCGGCAATGCCAACGTGGCCCGGATGGTTTCGACCTTTGGCAAGATCGCCGGATCCGACGAGTATGTGTTCTTCGCCGCCGATTCCCAGCACGAGCGGTACGACCTGATCAAGAACGTGGTGAACTCGCAGAACTACGTCGCCAATTACGCGCTGCGCGACTATCCGGTCACCGAGGCCGACCTGTTGCATCGCGGTCCCGGCGCCTTCCACGCCGCGCTCAACACCGTCAACGTCTGCAAGTACAACCTGGGCTGGGGCGCCATCGGCATGTGCACCCACGCCATGTACGAGGCGGTCACCCACGCGTCCAACCGCATCCTGTACGGGACCGTCGTCACCGACTTCACCCACGTGCGACGGCTGCTCACCGACGCCTACGTGCGGCTGGCCGCCATGAAGCTGGTCGCGACCCGGGCCTGCGACTACATGCGCGGCGCGTCGGCGGCCGACCGCCGCTACCTGCTCTACAGCCCGCTCACCAAGGCGAAGATCACCAGCGAGGGGGAGCGGGTGGTGACCGCCCTGTGGGATGTCATCGCCGCCAAGGGCGTGGAGAAGGACACCTTCTTCGAGGCGGTGGCCCGCGAGATCGGGTTGCTGCCCCGGCTGGAGGGCACCGTCCACATCAACATCGGGCTGCTCGGCAAGTTCATGCCCAACTTCCTGTTCGCCCCCAACGCCGAATTGCCCGTGATCGGCCGCCGCGACGACGCCGCCGACGACACGTTTTTGTTCGCCCAGGGGCCCACCGGGGGCCTGGGCAAGGTGCGCTTCCACGACTGGCGCGTGCCATTCGAAAGCTTCGCCCACCTCCCCAACGTCGCGCTGTTCCGCTCGCAGGTCGAGGTGCTCACCGAGATGCTGGCCAGCGCTACCCCGGATGCGGTGCAGCAGAAGGACATCGACTTCGCCTTCGCCGTGGGCCAGTTGTTTGCGACGGTGCCTTACGCGCAGCTGATTCTCGAGGAGGCCGGGCTGTCTGGCGTGGATCCGGCGTTGATCGACGAGATCTTCGCCGTGCTGGTGCGCGACTTCAACGGTTACGCCGTGGAGCTCGGCGACAAGCCCGCGACGACGGACGCCCAAGCGCGTTTCGCGACGCGGATGATCCGGCGTCCGGTGCACGATCCTGCGCGCTATGAGCAGATCTGGAAGGAACACGTGCTGCCGATCAATGGCGCCTACCAGATGCGCCCGTGACTTGGCGTGTGCTGACCGAGCTGAGGCGGGGACGAAACCCGCAGCGACGCAGGCTTTTTCGCCTGTTGGCGTGATGGCGTGTGGCGAGAAGTGACGTGCCGTTGACGGCTGTTGGGCACGGTCGATCGCGTCACATGCGTAGCCGTGGGTTGCGCGCTGGTTTGGTGGGCCCGGTGGAGGTCTGTGTCGGGAGTTTGCCGGTTGTGCTGCGTGGTGTGGCAAATATACGTTGACGATCAGTCAATGGTAGTTTCGCTCTGAACTAAAATTCCGGGGGGGGGTTAACTCCTGGCTTTCTAAAATCTCCACAATCATGGGTTATTTTCTCTCGCATAGTTTGCGGCTCTCGATGTTTGCGGGGCGAAGTTGACCAAGCTCGGCCAAACTCACCCGAATCTCAGGTTGTTCTCAGCTACGTTCTGACCATCCGAATTGGACTCACCGATCAAAGGAGATGGTCGTGGACCTCCCAGCCCGCCCCCACATCACCGCCGGAATCGCTCTGGCCAGCGCCGCCGTTATCGCGGCGGGTCCAGTAGCCCAGCACCTGCCCAACCTCCACCTGGCCCAACACCTAGCCGAAGCGAGCGTGGCCGATATCCGCCTCGCCGACGCCGCCAGCGGCATGGTGGACCTGTTCGCCGGCGTGGAGAACGAACTCGCCTCGCTCGCCGGCGGCGCCAACGCCGCCGCCGTGCCCGCAAGTTTCCTCAGCGACGTCGTTAACCCCTACGTCAGCACAATCGAGGCCGCATGGGCCAACATTCAGACGATCGGCAACGACTGGCTCGCCAACCCTTTCCCGGTCCTGTCACAGGTTCTGACCAACCAAGCCAACTACGCAAACATACTCATTCCGGACGTGACGAAATTCCTGCAAGCGGAGTTCAGCTACCTGACGACGGGAATGGTGCCAGCCTTCCAAAACGCAGCCTATATGTTCTTCAACGGCCAGGCCGCGACGGCGATGACAAAACTCACCGCATCGCTATACAGCGGCTTCTTTATTACCCCCGGATTTAATCTGTTTTCTGCCCTAGCACTGCCGGGTGATATGGCAACCAACTTCACAAACGTGGTCAAAACACTGACGAGCTCGACTGTTCTTTTGGCCAACGTCGGCTCGCTTTTCCGGCCGTTCCTGCAGGCGGTGAACGCGTTCGGAATTGCCGCACAAGATTTTGAAGACGCAACCACTCCGGCAGCGGCGCTAGAGGCTATCGCACAGGCTCCGGCGGTGGTAGCGAACGGATTCCTCAATGGTGCCGCCAACAACTTCGCCGGGTACCCGGGAATCTTTGGCGTTCCCACCAGAACAACCAATGCAGGGACCGTCTACGACTGGCTGATTTCTCTGCCCCAGTCGGTCGCGACGTCGCTGGGGGCGAAGGCCGGAACAAACACATTCGCCAACCTGCCAACAGTATTCAACGGAGTTTTCAATACGCTGTCGACCAACCTTGGCAATTTCGCCAACAGCATCGGTAGCGGATTGACGTCGATTCTGCAAGGCATTCCGTCGGCACTCGCGAATCTGCCCTCGATGGTAGGTGCCCTTGCTACCCAGATCGGATCGTGGATCACTACCCTCCTCAAGTTGCTCTAAGTCCGGTGGTAGTCGCCGATGCGAGCCGGTGACCGCCAACGGCGATGGCCCCCTTCCTCAAGAAGGGGGCCATCGTTTTATTGGCTTTTGCCCGCGCCCACAACGCCTTCCAGGGCCACAGGCACAGGCCGGTCGCGCCTCAAGCGCCGTGCAAACATGACGTGAGGGAGAATGCTTAACACTTGACTGTGACCTAGCTCACCATAAAACGACCAATGGTTCATCGATGCGAGGAGACCACAATGCCGACGGTGACTTGGGCGCGCGTAGACCCGGCTCGTCGCGCAGCCGTAATCGAAGCCGCGGAGGCCGAATTCGGGGCGCACGGGTTCTCCCGCGGCAGCCTGAACGTCATCGCCCGCAAGGCCGGCGTCGCCAAAGGAAGCCTGTTCCAGTATTTCGCGGACAAGCGCGATCTGTACGCGTTCATCGCCGACATCGGCAGCCAACGGGTGCGCGCCTACATGGAGGACCTCATCCACGAGCTCGATCCGGGCCGGCCGTTCTTCGAATTCCTCACCGACCTGCTCGACGGCTGGGTCGCTTACTACGCCGAACATCCCCGGGAACGCGCGCTTCATGCCGCGGCGACCCTGGAGGTCGACACCGAAGCCCGCGTCAGCGTGCGGAACGTCATTCACCGTCACTACCTGGAAGTACTGCGGCCACTGGTGCACGGCGCGCTGGTGCGAGGCGACCTGCGCGCGGATGCCGACACCGATGTGCTGTTGTCGTTGCTGCTGTTGATCTTTCCGCACTTGGCCCTGGCCCCCTACATGCGTGGCCTGGACCCCATCCTCGGCCTCGACGAGCCCACACCGGAGCAGCCGGCGCTGGCCGTGCGCAGGCTCGTCGCGGTGCTGGCGGCCGCGTTCTCGGCGAACCTGTCCGTCAAAACCGAGGGGGAGGTCAGATGACATGCACGCATTCGGGCTCGCTCACCCAGGGCGCGGACTCAACTGGGATGGCTTGCCGCTCAAGCTATTTTCCGGCGGCAACGCGAAATTCTGGGACCCGGCCGACATCGACTTCTTCCGCGACGACCCTGACGCAGCTAGCGCGAGCAGACGTAGAGTCGCACGATTTGCCGGCAAATCGTGCGACTCTACGTCTGCTCGCCAGCGGAACCGCTACCCGATCCACACCGTCTTGGCGTTGCAGAATTCGCGGATGCCGTGGCCGGAGAGTTCGCGGCCGTAGCCGGAGCGTTTGACGCCGCCGAACGGTAGTTCGGGGTAGGACACGGTCATGCCGTTGATGAAGACTTGGCCGGCTTCGATGTCGTCGATGAAGCGCCGTTGTTCGGCCCCGTCCTGAGTCCAGGCGTTGGAGCCCAGCCCGAAGGTGGTGGCGTTGGCGATCGCGACGGCCTCGTCGATGTCGGCCACTCGGTAGATGGAGGCGACCGGGCCGAACACTTCTTCGGTATAGAGCGCCATGTCTTTGGTGATGTCGGTGACCACCGTCGGCGGGTAGTACCACCCCGGACGGTCCAGACGGGTACCGCCGCAACGGATCACCGCGCCGGCCGCGGCGGCGTCGTCGACCTGCTTGGCGACCTCATCGCGGCCGGACTCGGTGGCCAGCGGACCCACGTCGGTGTCCGGGTCGGTCGGATCGCCAACCCGCAACGCCTGCATGCGGGCGACGAACTTGTCGACGAACGCGTCATAGATATCCGCGTGGGCGATGAACCGCTTGGCGGCGATGCAGGACTGGCCGTTGTTTTGCACCCGCGCGGTGACCGCGGTGGCGACCGCGGCGTCCAGATCCGCCGAGGGCATCACGATGAACGGGTCGCTGCCGCCGAGCTCGAGCACGGTGGGTTTGATCTCGTCGCCGGCGATGGCTCCGACGGATTGGCCGGCCGGTTCGCTACCAGTCAGCGTGGCCGCGGCGACCCGCGGATCGCGCAGGATGCGCTCGACGGCGCTGGAGGGAACCAGCAGCGTCTGAAAACAGCCGTCGGGAAACCCGCCGCGGGCGATCACGTCGGCCAGATACAGCGCGCACTGCGGCACGTTGGAGGCGTGCTTGAGGATGCCGACATTGCCGGCCATCAGCGCCGGCGCGGCGAACCGCACCGCCTGCCACAGCGGAAAGTTCCACGGCATCACCGCCAACACCACCCCCAGCGGCTGATAGCGGGTGTAGGCCTTTGTCGCGCCCACCGCCGCCGCGTCGGCCGGCTCGTCGGCCAGCAGCTTCTCGGTGTTCTGCGCGTAGTAACGAAAACCCTTGGCGCACTTGAGCACCTCGGCCTTGGCGGAGGCCAGCATCTTACCCATCTCCAGGGTCATCACCGCCGCGGTCTCGGCGGCCTCGGCCTCCAGCAGATCGGCGGTGGCGTTGGCCCACCCGGCGCGCTGGGCAAAACTGGTGCGCCGATAGCCGGCGAACCGCTCATAGCCGCGGGCGATCGCGGCCTCGACTTCGTCATCGGTGGCCGGACTGAACGTCTTGACCGTCTCGCCGGTGGCCGGGTTGATCGTGGCGATGGACACGCTGACATCCTTCTTGTGGGTGGGTTTGGTGAAAACGTCCGACACCCAGCCTGCCACTATCGTGGCCAACGGGAGGTGCCGGATGAGTAAAGCCGCTCAGCTGATGGTCAAGTGCCTGGAAAACGAGGGCGTGTCCGTCGTCTTCGGGTTACCCGGCGAGGAGAACATCCGCTTCGTGCAGGCGTTGGCCTCCTCGGACATCCGCTATGTGCTCACCCGGCACGAGCAGGCCGCGGCGTTCATGGCCGAGATGTACGGGCGCGTCACCGGCCGGGCGGCGGTGGTGTCGGCCACCCTGGGTCCGGGCGCAATCAACATGCAGCTCGGCGTGGCCGACGCCACCACCAACAGCACCCCGATGGTCGCGATCTCCGCGCAGGTCGGCCAGGATCGCGAATACAAAGAGTCGCACCAGTACGTCGACCTGGTGTCGATGTTCGCCCCGATCACCCGGTGGTCCGCGGGGGTGCCGACCGCGCGCGCCATACCGGAGATGTTCCGCAAGGCGTTCAAGGTCGCCGAGGCCGAACGCCCGGCCGCGGTCTACCTGGCCGTGCCGGAGCACATTGATGCAGACGCCGCCGACTATCCCGACCTGACACCGTTGCCGCGCAACGTCGTTCGCGCCGAAGCCCCTGCCGCCCGTCAGGTTGAACGAGCCGTCGACATCCTGCGCGCGGCGAAGCGACCGGTGGTGCTGGCGGGGCATGGCGCCGCGCGCGCCGACGCGACCGCG
The nucleotide sequence above comes from Mycobacterium malmoense. Encoded proteins:
- a CDS encoding acyl-CoA dehydrogenase family protein, which codes for MLLNPNQLQRRYPDRRSGEIMAATVDFFESRGKARLKHDDHERVWYSDFLDHIGRERIFASLLTPAEYGADDCRWDTYRISEFAEIVGFYGLNYWYPFQVTALGLGPIWMSANEDAKRKAAAQLEAGEVFAFGLSEQTHGADVYQTDMILTPSDHGWTANGEKYYIGNANVARMVSTFGKIAGSDEYVFFAADSQHERYDLIKNVVNSQNYVANYALRDYPVTEADLLHRGPGAFHAALNTVNVCKYNLGWGAIGMCTHAMYEAVTHASNRILYGTVVTDFTHVRRLLTDAYVRLAAMKLVATRACDYMRGASAADRRYLLYSPLTKAKITSEGERVVTALWDVIAAKGVEKDTFFEAVAREIGLLPRLEGTVHINIGLLGKFMPNFLFAPNAELPVIGRRDDAADDTFLFAQGPTGGLGKVRFHDWRVPFESFAHLPNVALFRSQVEVLTEMLASATPDAVQQKDIDFAFAVGQLFATVPYAQLILEEAGLSGVDPALIDEIFAVLVRDFNGYAVELGDKPATTDAQARFATRMIRRPVHDPARYEQIWKEHVLPINGAYQMRP
- a CDS encoding phosphotriesterase-related protein; its protein translation is MSEVNTARGTIDTADLGVTLMHEHVFIMTTEIAQNYPEAWGDEEKRVADAITRLGELKARGVDTIVDLTVIGLGRYIPRIARVAAATELNIVVATGLYTYNDVPFYFHYLGPGGELGGPEIMTDMFVRDIEQGIADTGIKAGILKCATDAPGITPGVERVLRAVAQAHKRTGVPISTHTHAGLRRGLEQQRIFEEEGVDLSRVIIGHSGDSTDVGYLEELIAAGSYLGMDRFGIDVISPFEDRVNVVAQMCERGYADKMVLSHDANCYFDALPEELVPVVMPNWHYLHIHNDVIPALKQRGVTDEQLHTMLVDNPRRIFEQTGAYE
- a CDS encoding NADP-dependent succinic semialdehyde dehydrogenase — encoded protein: MSIATINPATGETVKTFSPATDDEVEAAIARGYERFAGYRRTSFAQRAGWANATADLLEAEAAETAAVMTLEMGKMLASAKAEVLKCAKGFRYYAQNTEKLLADEPADAAAVGATKAYTRYQPLGVVLAVMPWNFPLWQAVRFAAPALMAGNVGILKHASNVPQCALYLADVIARGGFPDGCFQTLLVPSSAVERILRDPRVAAATLTGSEPAGQSVGAIAGDEIKPTVLELGGSDPFIVMPSADLDAAVATAVTARVQNNGQSCIAAKRFIAHADIYDAFVDKFVARMQALRVGDPTDPDTDVGPLATESGRDEVAKQVDDAAAAGAVIRCGGTRLDRPGWYYPPTVVTDITKDMALYTEEVFGPVASIYRVADIDEAVAIANATTFGLGSNAWTQDGAEQRRFIDDIEAGQVFINGMTVSYPELPFGGVKRSGYGRELSGHGIREFCNAKTVWIG
- a CDS encoding acyltransferase family protein; the encoded protein is MVTDGQQVGGVRSFLPAVEGMRACAAMGVVVTHVAFQTGHSSGVAGRLFGRFDLAVAVFFALSGFLLWRGHAGAARDLGSRPRTGHYLRSRVVRIMPAYVVAVVVILSLLPDADHASPTVWLANLTLAQIYVPLTLTGGLTQMWSLSVEVSFYLALPILALLARRLPVRARVPAIAALAALSWAWGWVPVHAGSGLNPLNWPPAFFSWFAAGMLLAEWAYSGIGLPHRWARRRVPMAVVAVLAYLVAASPLAGPEGLVPGTAAQFAVKTAMGALVAFALVAPLVLDRPDTPHRLLGTVGMVTLGRWSYGLFVWHLAALAMVFPVLGTFPFTGRMPSVLVLTLIFGWAIAAVSYGLVESPCREALRRWEKREKPADARVIDAEADAIAP
- a CDS encoding TetR/AcrR family transcriptional regulator — its product is MPTVTWARVDPARRAAVIEAAEAEFGAHGFSRGSLNVIARKAGVAKGSLFQYFADKRDLYAFIADIGSQRVRAYMEDLIHELDPGRPFFEFLTDLLDGWVAYYAEHPRERALHAAATLEVDTEARVSVRNVIHRHYLEVLRPLVHGALVRGDLRADADTDVLLSLLLLIFPHLALAPYMRGLDPILGLDEPTPEQPALAVRRLVAVLAAAFSANLSVKTEGEVR